The Nerophis lumbriciformis linkage group LG05, RoL_Nlum_v2.1, whole genome shotgun sequence genome contains a region encoding:
- the fam113 gene encoding PC-esterase domain-containing protein 1A isoform X2, which produces MKLVGHHHLSKLFHNKFIVILGDSIQRSVYKDIVLLLQHEKYLNNSQLKKKGEMSFEQDCLVEGGCLSQLHNGTSYREVRQYQSTHHLVRFYFVTRIFSDYMKSILRDFRHGLKPDLVIVNSCVWDISRHCLKWDENYKENLNKFFEELNEILPKESLVIWNLTMPLAETIKGGFLVPEISDKASHLRHDVVEANFYSKALANAYKLDVLDLHFHFRFSLHHRTRDGVHWNALAHRQITTLLTQHVADAWGVELPPLNANIPVANQLPVHHTVPRHEVCPPRNNFHRNPAPFMNSKFNPLPYWYENGPFQQSHFTRDSLPYECSHRPMPSNTHFGDGYKPCPYVMKNRHSRHYFTPYTRYRPGQQFSDEYYYQDVYF; this is translated from the exons ATGAAGCTCGTGGGCCACCATCATCTCAGCAAGCTCTTCCACAACAAGTTTATAGTGATTTTAGGAGACTCTA TTCAGCGGTCCGTCTACAAAGACATTGTCCTGCTTTTACAGCACGAGAAATACCTCAACAACTCACAACTCAAGAAAAAG GGCGAGATGAGCTTTGAACAGGACTGCCTGGTGGAAGGTGGTTGCCTGAGCCAATTGCACAATGGCACATCTTATCGAGAGGTCCGGCAGTATCAGTCTACACACCACCTGGTCCGGTTCTACTTTGTGACACGCATCTTCTCAGACTACATGAAGAGCATCTTGAGAGACTTCCGCCATGGTTTGAAACCAGATTTGGTCATAGTCAATTCCTGTGTTTGGGACATTTCAAG GCATTGTTTAAAATGGGATGAGAACTACAAGGAGAACCTCAATAAGTTCTTTGAGGAGCTGAACGAGATCCTGCCAAAAGAAAGCTTGGTCATATGGAACCTCACCATGCCCCTGGCAGAGACGATCAAAGGTGGCTTCCTGGTTCCTGAG ATTTCGGACAAAGCATCCCATCTACGCCACGATGTGGTTGAAGCCAACTTCTACAGCAAAGCCCTCGCCAACGCCTACAAATTGGACGTGCTGGACCTCCACTTCCACTTTCGCTTTTCCCTGCATCATCGCACTCGTGACGGCGTCCACTGGAATGCCCTGGCTCACCGCCAGATAACCACCCTGCTGACACAACATGTCGCGGATGCCTGGGGAGTGGAACTGCCACCTTTAAATG cgaACATTCCTGTTGCTAATCAGCTGCCAGTCCATCATACTGTTCCCAGGCATGAAG TGTGCCCACCAAGAAACAATTTCCATCGTAATCCTGCACCCTTCATGAACTCCAAGTTTAACCCCCTGCCATACTGGTATGAAAATGGACCATTCCAGCAATCTCACTTTACTCGAGACTCACTGCCATACG AGTGTTCTCATCGCCCCATGCCTTCAAATACACATTTTGGAGATGGGTACAAGCCCTGCCCTTACGTGATGAAGAACAGACACAGCAGGCACTACTTTACGCCATACACTCGTTACAGGCCCGGCCAGCAGTTCTCTGATGAATACTATTACCAAGATGTTTACTTTTAG
- the fam113 gene encoding PC-esterase domain-containing protein 1A isoform X1: MDQMKLVGHHHLSKLFHNKFIVILGDSIQRSVYKDIVLLLQHEKYLNNSQLKKKGEMSFEQDCLVEGGCLSQLHNGTSYREVRQYQSTHHLVRFYFVTRIFSDYMKSILRDFRHGLKPDLVIVNSCVWDISRHCLKWDENYKENLNKFFEELNEILPKESLVIWNLTMPLAETIKGGFLVPEISDKASHLRHDVVEANFYSKALANAYKLDVLDLHFHFRFSLHHRTRDGVHWNALAHRQITTLLTQHVADAWGVELPPLNANIPVANQLPVHHTVPRHEVCPPRNNFHRNPAPFMNSKFNPLPYWYENGPFQQSHFTRDSLPYECSHRPMPSNTHFGDGYKPCPYVMKNRHSRHYFTPYTRYRPGQQFSDEYYYQDVYF; this comes from the exons ATG GATCAGATGAAGCTCGTGGGCCACCATCATCTCAGCAAGCTCTTCCACAACAAGTTTATAGTGATTTTAGGAGACTCTA TTCAGCGGTCCGTCTACAAAGACATTGTCCTGCTTTTACAGCACGAGAAATACCTCAACAACTCACAACTCAAGAAAAAG GGCGAGATGAGCTTTGAACAGGACTGCCTGGTGGAAGGTGGTTGCCTGAGCCAATTGCACAATGGCACATCTTATCGAGAGGTCCGGCAGTATCAGTCTACACACCACCTGGTCCGGTTCTACTTTGTGACACGCATCTTCTCAGACTACATGAAGAGCATCTTGAGAGACTTCCGCCATGGTTTGAAACCAGATTTGGTCATAGTCAATTCCTGTGTTTGGGACATTTCAAG GCATTGTTTAAAATGGGATGAGAACTACAAGGAGAACCTCAATAAGTTCTTTGAGGAGCTGAACGAGATCCTGCCAAAAGAAAGCTTGGTCATATGGAACCTCACCATGCCCCTGGCAGAGACGATCAAAGGTGGCTTCCTGGTTCCTGAG ATTTCGGACAAAGCATCCCATCTACGCCACGATGTGGTTGAAGCCAACTTCTACAGCAAAGCCCTCGCCAACGCCTACAAATTGGACGTGCTGGACCTCCACTTCCACTTTCGCTTTTCCCTGCATCATCGCACTCGTGACGGCGTCCACTGGAATGCCCTGGCTCACCGCCAGATAACCACCCTGCTGACACAACATGTCGCGGATGCCTGGGGAGTGGAACTGCCACCTTTAAATG cgaACATTCCTGTTGCTAATCAGCTGCCAGTCCATCATACTGTTCCCAGGCATGAAG TGTGCCCACCAAGAAACAATTTCCATCGTAATCCTGCACCCTTCATGAACTCCAAGTTTAACCCCCTGCCATACTGGTATGAAAATGGACCATTCCAGCAATCTCACTTTACTCGAGACTCACTGCCATACG AGTGTTCTCATCGCCCCATGCCTTCAAATACACATTTTGGAGATGGGTACAAGCCCTGCCCTTACGTGATGAAGAACAGACACAGCAGGCACTACTTTACGCCATACACTCGTTACAGGCCCGGCCAGCAGTTCTCTGATGAATACTATTACCAAGATGTTTACTTTTAG